In Chryseobacterium oranimense, a single window of DNA contains:
- a CDS encoding zinc-dependent metalloprotease, which yields MNRTILMKNYRLALYLGLALASPAAMAQKKDTLKTDKEKTDKTESSSKKAKKIEDLVKKGTYKKGLFNTIQVKTDVYFEIPDSLMGRQFLVVNKLSQVPMQVNEAGLNKGMNYENKVISFYRDTVAKKVWVKTVVPRVSSPENDAITRSVKDNFSESVIEVFDIEAQNNDSTSVAIKVNKIFDGNQKSFNDVLANVGLGGSVKSNLSYIEKVKTFPQNLVVKSQLTTSVNEGGVDLPVTLGVTTNLVLLAKTPMQPRIADSRVGFFSEKHWTFNDRQQKMDEQQFITKWRLEPKDEDKEKYLRGELVEPKKPIVYYIDPATPIQWREKIIAGVYDWQAAFEKAGFKNAVIAKMPDDKDEDFDIDDVRYSVITYAASPKANAMGPSVVDPRSGEIIESDIIWWHNVMTSLQEWMRIQTGPVDAKARGNVFSDEHMGEAIRFVSSHEVGHTFGLKHNMGASFAFPVESLRSKEFTDEMGGTAPSIMDYARYNYVAQPEDGVTAITPKIGVYDKYAIEWGYRWYPNEISEKKALRNLIEKHQDDPMYFYGEQQNYLETIDPRSQSEDLGDDAMKAGEYGIKNLKIVVDNLLKWTYDDGKTYTDAGKLYLGAIGQWDLYTGHVMANVGGIYLNNTVFGSDKKAYEAVPAETQKRAVDYLIRNAVHLPEWLFFNPITEKTYPVKNSPMGPFEQTPYTLARGMQYGNIYSLFMDDRLLRMLENELKHEVSGSKEEIYTVENLFDQVRGAIFNKKGSLTILEKMTQKNYVDALIVSVNKLFEKTAVKALKVENNLNIPTICNFHGEEESLRNINYSSMKRVSEVTTYKRAELQKVLNLLYKTEYKGDEASRAHYADLIIRIKEALNK from the coding sequence ATGAATAGGACTATTTTAATGAAGAACTACAGACTGGCATTGTATTTAGGACTCGCCTTAGCCTCACCGGCAGCAATGGCACAGAAAAAAGATACTTTAAAAACCGATAAGGAAAAAACGGACAAAACAGAATCTTCCTCAAAAAAAGCAAAAAAAATTGAAGACCTGGTGAAAAAAGGAACCTACAAAAAAGGACTTTTTAATACCATCCAGGTGAAGACCGATGTTTATTTTGAGATCCCGGACAGCCTGATGGGGCGCCAGTTTCTGGTGGTGAATAAGCTGTCGCAGGTACCCATGCAGGTAAATGAAGCCGGACTGAATAAAGGAATGAACTATGAAAACAAAGTCATTTCTTTTTACCGCGATACCGTAGCCAAAAAAGTGTGGGTGAAAACAGTAGTTCCCCGTGTATCATCCCCCGAAAATGATGCCATCACAAGATCTGTAAAAGACAACTTTTCAGAATCTGTGATTGAGGTTTTTGATATTGAGGCTCAGAATAACGATTCCACCTCTGTAGCCATTAAAGTAAACAAGATTTTTGACGGAAACCAAAAAAGCTTCAATGATGTTTTGGCGAATGTAGGACTTGGCGGATCGGTAAAATCCAACCTTTCCTATATTGAAAAAGTAAAAACTTTCCCGCAGAACCTTGTCGTTAAGTCCCAGCTGACAACTTCAGTAAATGAAGGAGGAGTAGATCTTCCTGTAACACTGGGCGTGACTACAAACCTCGTATTGCTAGCCAAAACACCAATGCAGCCGAGGATTGCAGATTCCAGGGTCGGTTTCTTCAGTGAAAAACACTGGACCTTCAACGACCGCCAGCAGAAAATGGACGAACAGCAGTTTATTACCAAATGGAGGCTGGAACCCAAAGATGAAGACAAAGAAAAATACCTGCGAGGAGAGCTGGTAGAACCCAAAAAACCTATCGTTTATTATATAGATCCCGCAACCCCGATCCAGTGGCGCGAAAAGATTATCGCAGGGGTATATGACTGGCAGGCAGCTTTTGAAAAAGCAGGCTTTAAAAATGCAGTGATCGCTAAGATGCCTGATGATAAAGATGAAGATTTTGATATAGACGATGTACGATATTCAGTAATCACATATGCTGCCTCGCCCAAGGCCAATGCGATGGGGCCTTCGGTGGTGGATCCGAGAAGTGGCGAAATCATAGAATCGGATATCATCTGGTGGCATAATGTGATGACTTCCCTCCAGGAATGGATGAGGATCCAGACAGGGCCTGTTGATGCCAAAGCCAGGGGAAATGTATTCAGTGACGAACATATGGGAGAGGCTATCAGATTTGTATCTTCTCATGAAGTAGGTCACACATTTGGACTGAAACACAATATGGGAGCTTCATTTGCATTCCCGGTTGAGTCTCTTCGTTCAAAAGAATTTACAGATGAGATGGGCGGAACAGCTCCTTCCATTATGGATTATGCACGGTATAATTATGTGGCCCAGCCGGAAGACGGTGTTACCGCAATCACTCCGAAAATCGGGGTTTATGATAAATATGCAATTGAATGGGGCTACCGCTGGTATCCGAACGAAATTTCAGAGAAAAAAGCATTAAGAAACTTAATAGAAAAGCATCAGGACGATCCTATGTATTTCTATGGCGAACAGCAGAATTATTTAGAAACCATTGACCCGCGTTCGCAGTCTGAAGACCTCGGCGATGATGCCATGAAAGCCGGAGAGTACGGAATAAAGAACCTGAAAATCGTTGTAGATAACCTTTTAAAATGGACCTATGATGACGGAAAAACATATACAGATGCAGGAAAGTTATATCTGGGAGCCATAGGGCAGTGGGACCTGTATACAGGACACGTAATGGCCAATGTAGGAGGAATTTACCTGAACAATACGGTATTCGGCAGCGATAAGAAAGCCTATGAAGCAGTACCGGCGGAAACCCAGAAAAGAGCAGTTGATTACCTGATCAGAAATGCAGTACATCTTCCGGAATGGCTTTTCTTCAATCCCATTACAGAGAAAACCTATCCCGTTAAAAATTCACCGATGGGACCATTTGAGCAGACTCCGTATACCTTGGCAAGAGGAATGCAGTACGGAAATATTTATTCCCTGTTTATGGATGACCGTTTGCTGAGAATGCTTGAAAATGAATTAAAGCATGAAGTTTCCGGTTCAAAAGAAGAAATCTATACCGTGGAGAATCTGTTCGACCAGGTTCGTGGAGCTATTTTCAACAAAAAAGGAAGCCTCACCATCCTTGAAAAAATGACCCAGAAAAACTATGTGGATGCCCTCATTGTTTCTGTGAATAAATTATTTGAAAAGACGGCTGTAAAAGCCTTGAAGGTGGAAAATAACCTGAATATTCCAACGATCTGTAATTTCCACGGTGAAGAAGAAAGTCTTAGGAATATCAATTATTCATCCATGAAAAGAGTATCCGAAGTTACCACTTATAAAAGAGCAGAACTTCAAAAGGTACTGAATCTATTGTATAAAACTGAATATAAAGGAGATGAAGCTTCCAGGGCTCATTATGCAGACTTGATCATCCGGATAAAAGAGGCTTTAAATAAATAA
- a CDS encoding LytTR family DNA-binding domain-containing protein: MKIAIIEDELLAVNYLKDLLDKQNIVPVTETVILRSKRQAIDFFENHSADLIFMDIHLGDGMSLEIFEHVELFTPIIFITAFDEYAMRVFRHFTIDYLLKPFEEEDLHKALQKFISIRSNFDPEPVLKSISTLRQSENQEKMNHFMVREGNKLKSIDEHHIAYFFASGKYLFLTTNDGKTYIYDDTIKDIIHKLNPELFFKINRKFIINKAAIVEITKHSSQKVELKLSPAPEINSDVFISKRQITECLNWLKN, translated from the coding sequence ATGAAAATCGCCATTATAGAAGACGAACTGCTGGCTGTTAATTATCTTAAAGATCTTTTGGATAAGCAGAACATTGTCCCTGTTACAGAAACCGTGATTCTCCGTTCAAAAAGACAGGCCATCGACTTCTTCGAAAACCATTCTGCAGACCTTATCTTTATGGATATTCATCTCGGCGACGGCATGAGCCTGGAGATTTTTGAGCATGTAGAACTTTTTACCCCGATTATTTTTATAACTGCGTTTGATGAATATGCCATGAGGGTTTTCAGGCATTTCACCATCGATTATCTTCTGAAACCTTTTGAGGAAGAGGATTTGCATAAAGCATTACAGAAATTCATTTCCATACGGTCCAATTTTGATCCCGAACCCGTCCTCAAATCTATTTCCACCTTACGCCAGTCGGAAAACCAGGAAAAGATGAATCATTTTATGGTGCGTGAAGGAAACAAACTGAAATCCATAGATGAACATCATATCGCTTATTTCTTTGCTTCAGGGAAATACCTGTTTCTGACTACCAATGATGGTAAAACCTATATTTATGATGATACCATTAAAGATATCATCCATAAGCTGAATCCGGAGCTGTTTTTTAAGATCAACCGCAAATTTATCATCAATAAAGCTGCGATCGTGGAAATCACAAAGCATTCCAGCCAGAAAGTGGAACTGAAACTTTCCCCGGCTCCCGAGATCAATTCAGATGTTTTTATCAGCAAAAGGCAGATTACAGAATGCTTAAACTGGCTTAAAAATTAA
- a CDS encoding RagB/SusD family nutrient uptake outer membrane protein — MRKITTFIALAVLSFSSIGCDRFLDIQPEGKIIPVTVEDYRKVLTSAYSKYPAHKSLTAFRTDEVSIDENSTDFIAYREIAMWKDSNTDQATMEFPWVAFYSVNFYLNQIINEGSKTMADSPEKNQILAEAYALRAYIYFDMVNLYGKPYNSTTASTDRGVPVSLEIDLEQVLKPSSVQEVYSQVHADIEKAEGLMVEEKQQLGINYRFSKTALKALQARTALYQGDWNKALSYAEQVLAVKSDLSNLNTATTAPNHYASVESILALDNAMNSAVQNLSFATPELISKYNSTTDKRFALYFEKNGSKYKIIKGGSSDFRVSFRTAEMYFIKSEALVKLNRLSEAKETLLKVLVNRYSPAGYTAVQNEISPMNASEFMNYIMDERFREFALEGHRWFDLRRANQKKIIHIVNGVEYILQQNDVRYTIEFPMSAKKNNPLL; from the coding sequence ATGAGAAAAATAACAACATTCATCGCACTGGCCGTATTAAGCTTTTCCAGCATCGGATGCGACCGTTTTTTAGATATACAGCCGGAGGGAAAAATCATTCCTGTCACCGTTGAAGATTACCGTAAAGTTCTTACATCAGCTTACTCCAAATATCCTGCCCATAAGTCTTTAACAGCGTTTCGTACCGATGAGGTAAGTATAGATGAAAACAGTACAGATTTCATTGCCTACCGTGAAATTGCCATGTGGAAAGATTCGAATACAGACCAGGCTACAATGGAATTTCCGTGGGTTGCCTTCTATTCTGTGAATTTTTACCTGAATCAAATCATTAATGAAGGAAGCAAAACAATGGCGGATTCCCCCGAAAAAAACCAGATACTTGCTGAGGCCTACGCGCTTCGTGCCTACATTTATTTTGACATGGTGAATTTGTACGGAAAGCCTTACAACAGCACGACAGCATCCACAGATAGAGGAGTACCTGTTAGTCTGGAAATAGATCTTGAGCAGGTATTGAAACCATCTTCCGTGCAGGAAGTTTACAGCCAGGTTCATGCAGATATAGAAAAAGCAGAAGGATTAATGGTAGAAGAAAAGCAGCAGTTGGGGATCAATTACAGATTCTCAAAAACAGCATTGAAAGCGCTTCAGGCCAGAACCGCTCTTTACCAGGGTGACTGGAACAAGGCTTTGAGCTATGCAGAGCAGGTATTGGCTGTAAAAAGTGATTTAAGCAATTTAAATACAGCAACCACTGCGCCCAATCATTATGCTTCCGTAGAATCTATTCTGGCTCTGGACAATGCGATGAACAGTGCTGTGCAGAATTTATCCTTTGCAACTCCGGAACTTATTTCAAAATATAACAGCACGACAGATAAGAGATTCGCGCTTTATTTTGAAAAGAACGGAAGCAAATACAAAATCATCAAGGGAGGAAGCTCAGATTTCAGGGTGTCTTTCAGAACGGCGGAGATGTATTTTATAAAATCCGAAGCCCTAGTGAAGCTTAACAGGCTGAGTGAAGCCAAAGAAACATTGCTGAAGGTTCTTGTCAACCGTTACAGTCCGGCAGGATATACAGCTGTTCAAAACGAAATTAGCCCAATGAACGCTTCGGAATTCATGAATTATATTATGGATGAAAGATTCAGGGAATTTGCTCTGGAAGGACATCGCTGGTTCGATTTAAGACGCGCAAACCAGAAAAAAATTATTCACATCGTCAACGGAGTAGAATATATCCTTCAGCAGAACGACGTGAGATACACCATTGAATTTCCGATGAGTGCCAAGAAAAATAATCCCCTTTTATAA
- a CDS encoding beta-lactamase family protein, translating to MRIKTPFYTVLVIGALSGSLSAQTKSQLNSEISKVEAGLMPAVRFQGEPLWTLESRMKHYNVPGVSIAVVKNSKVVWAKTYGFADVESKTPVNPQTLFQAASMSKPVSVYAALTEVEAGKINSDADVNTYLKSWKIPENKFTKEKKVSLKNIVSHTAGFTVSGFPGYEITKPIPSLIQLLNGQSPSNTPAIFVDKLPGTPFRYAGGGYCVMQQMLMDIEGKDFTTIMNEKVLMPLNMKNSTFSQPLPEAMAQYAATAYNQEGIKVEGKYHIYPEQAPAGLWTTAEDLAKFIIDVQNTLSGKSNTIISKKTAEQFTTPFIDPFMGLGVFLENRNGHIYFNHGGWNEGFSSRFMASKTSGDGIVVLTNTNKPEFVEELVRSVAEVYHWPEFNPPVHKILPLNNEDFTHAGRYRNDTYGFFKIYREKDKLMAVNNVEAPMELLKIGKDTYAVREWDYNLKVGKNTGTGKTELSQILRDGKIRQGAQLGDSEKTPLEMILDGNFDEGLEAYRKAKIKDANHPLLSENFLNGSGYAQLGKKDFTKAINVFRLNTLLYPESENTYDSLGEAYLKAGQKEKAKETYQKILQMNPKNENAANVLKTL from the coding sequence ATGAGGATCAAAACTCCTTTTTATACCGTGCTTGTGATTGGAGCACTATCCGGTTCGCTTTCTGCACAGACAAAATCACAGTTGAACAGCGAAATTTCCAAAGTAGAAGCCGGATTGATGCCTGCAGTCCGTTTTCAGGGCGAGCCTCTCTGGACATTGGAATCCAGAATGAAGCATTACAACGTTCCCGGAGTCAGCATTGCAGTTGTTAAAAACTCCAAAGTAGTCTGGGCTAAAACCTATGGCTTTGCAGATGTAGAATCTAAAACCCCGGTAAATCCTCAAACCTTATTTCAGGCAGCATCTATGAGTAAACCCGTAAGCGTGTATGCCGCCTTAACAGAGGTTGAAGCCGGGAAAATAAATTCCGATGCCGATGTGAATACCTATTTAAAATCCTGGAAAATTCCTGAAAATAAATTCACAAAAGAGAAAAAAGTAAGCCTTAAAAATATTGTCAGCCACACAGCCGGATTTACAGTGAGCGGATTTCCCGGATACGAAATCACTAAACCTATTCCTTCTCTGATCCAGCTCTTGAATGGGCAAAGTCCTTCCAATACACCTGCAATCTTTGTAGATAAGCTTCCCGGAACGCCTTTCCGGTATGCGGGCGGAGGATACTGTGTGATGCAGCAGATGTTAATGGATATTGAAGGGAAAGATTTTACCACTATCATGAACGAAAAAGTACTGATGCCACTGAACATGAAAAACAGTACTTTTTCCCAGCCTCTGCCCGAAGCTATGGCCCAATATGCTGCTACGGCATATAACCAAGAGGGTATAAAGGTTGAAGGAAAATATCATATCTATCCTGAGCAGGCTCCTGCAGGGTTATGGACCACTGCTGAAGATCTTGCTAAATTTATTATTGATGTCCAAAATACCCTGAGCGGTAAAAGCAATACCATTATTTCCAAAAAAACTGCGGAACAGTTTACAACTCCGTTCATTGATCCGTTTATGGGATTGGGAGTCTTCCTGGAGAACAGAAACGGCCACATCTATTTCAATCATGGCGGTTGGAACGAAGGTTTTTCTAGCAGGTTCATGGCCAGTAAAACCAGCGGGGACGGAATTGTAGTATTAACGAATACCAACAAACCTGAATTCGTTGAAGAGCTTGTCCGTTCGGTAGCGGAAGTTTATCACTGGCCAGAGTTTAATCCTCCCGTGCATAAAATTTTACCCCTGAATAATGAAGATTTCACTCATGCCGGACGTTATAGAAATGATACGTATGGTTTCTTCAAGATTTATCGCGAAAAAGATAAACTGATGGCTGTCAACAATGTGGAAGCCCCTATGGAACTTCTAAAAATTGGAAAAGACACCTACGCTGTCCGCGAGTGGGATTATAATCTTAAAGTGGGAAAAAATACCGGTACAGGAAAAACAGAATTGTCACAGATCCTCCGTGACGGTAAAATCAGGCAGGGAGCCCAATTAGGTGACAGTGAAAAAACTCCTTTGGAAATGATTCTGGATGGGAATTTTGACGAAGGACTGGAAGCTTACAGGAAAGCAAAAATAAAAGACGCCAATCATCCTCTTCTTTCTGAAAATTTCCTGAACGGGTCAGGCTATGCACAGCTTGGCAAAAAAGATTTTACAAAAGCCATTAATGTTTTCCGCTTGAATACTTTATTGTATCCCGAAAGTGAAAACACTTATGACAGTTTGGGCGAAGCCTATCTGAAGGCCGGCCAAAAGGAAAAAGCAAAGGAAACCTACCAAAAAATACTGCAGATGAATCCGAAAAATGAAAATGCTGCAAATGTTTTAAAAACATTATAA
- a CDS encoding SusC/RagA family TonB-linked outer membrane protein, whose amino-acid sequence MKKTLILLPLLAAQIALAQEKKTITGKIEDENTSGVIVGASVKIETRSVSTKTDLNGIIESVSVGTVTDKNGQFILEIPAETKSVLVSYPGYESRIIMISEDKTNYTVRLIPELSDKNKIQEVIITGYQKIEKRKQTSAVSTVKMDNINQAGVASVDQMMMGQVAGVVVTPETGAPGGPAKIRIRGTASLSGPQDPLWVVDGLPLEGNDVPNFSDKDNIDQLQNFSIAGLNPNDIEDITILKDAAATAIYGARAANGVISITTKKGKKGTMRLNFSADTFVTARPDFNRLNLLNASEKVDLELMLASRADLTYRADKGEVMRILMKNGQLDAYRNGGFGALNSFTRQQIDGLRANNTDWGKLLYRNAINKQYGVSLSGGSDRSDYYFSLGYYDEEGTTIGTGFKRYNLTLKNNYKISDKLNAGISIFGTHSERESFVTDADASINPINYSRNANPYLSPYNADGSYRYDQDIDGFENRYIPFNFLEERSNTNYTLKNRSLKAIFDLEYKITKDLRITSQLGMQYDNNKTEKFAAGNTYFTRKMREGTRYYKDGAYRYFLPDGGVKQNWDNDFFQYNWKLQGSYSTKINSVHEIDLMAGTEIRKTTDNTTLTRAFGYDSTTRRATAIVFPTSSFAAERKYETYREMPPIENAYASMFATASYTFDQKYTFFGSVRYDGTNLFGVNKKYKYLPIWAVSGSWLVTKENFMKDLTAISNLRLRASYGLQGNIDRNTSPFFIGEYFDATILPGTKENIINVISPPNDKLRWEKTTNTNLGLDLGLFKNRISLTADVYSRKGTDMISMKETPLETGFEYTMMNWGSLTNKGFELAISTRNIDKENFKWSTTINFAHNKSRVLSEQPRDNALLPSREGLPVNAVFALKTAGLDENGNPMFWRGNEKVSAEDFFKLYDVYADFLPGQLVDTRLSNAELRSLFTYVGDRDPKFTGGIINTFKVRNFDLTISAAFNLKQTIMQTPSYRGMDLDRGRNYTKDIYQAGITLPGITSPDMESNPGWMANKWFADNRSNAYSLLDVWAKEISYVRISSIRLGYTLPKEFTNPMGISSLRLSIEGRNLFVFSNGYKGYFDPETYGNIYAQPIAKSVTVGFNVSF is encoded by the coding sequence ATGAAAAAAACTCTAATACTTTTACCTCTTTTGGCGGCTCAGATAGCATTGGCCCAGGAAAAGAAAACCATTACAGGAAAAATTGAAGACGAAAATACATCTGGTGTTATCGTAGGAGCATCTGTAAAAATAGAAACCCGGTCGGTTTCCACCAAAACGGATCTGAACGGAATTATTGAAAGTGTATCCGTGGGTACAGTAACAGATAAGAACGGTCAGTTCATCCTGGAAATCCCCGCAGAAACCAAATCCGTATTGGTCAGTTATCCGGGGTATGAGTCCAGGATCATTATGATCAGCGAAGACAAGACCAATTATACCGTAAGACTGATTCCAGAACTTTCAGATAAAAACAAGATTCAGGAAGTCATCATTACCGGGTATCAGAAAATTGAAAAGCGTAAGCAGACCTCTGCTGTATCCACCGTAAAGATGGATAATATCAACCAGGCCGGTGTTGCCAGTGTAGACCAGATGATGATGGGGCAGGTGGCAGGAGTAGTAGTAACACCTGAAACAGGAGCGCCGGGCGGTCCCGCCAAAATCAGGATCAGGGGAACAGCATCACTTTCCGGTCCTCAGGATCCGTTATGGGTGGTAGACGGTCTTCCGTTGGAAGGAAATGATGTACCAAATTTTAGCGATAAGGATAATATAGACCAGCTTCAGAACTTTTCTATAGCGGGGCTTAATCCCAATGATATTGAAGATATTACCATTCTGAAAGATGCGGCGGCAACAGCCATTTACGGAGCAAGAGCAGCCAACGGGGTAATCTCCATCACCACGAAAAAAGGAAAGAAAGGGACAATGAGACTGAACTTTTCAGCAGATACTTTCGTGACAGCACGCCCTGATTTTAACAGGCTGAATCTTCTGAACGCTTCCGAAAAGGTTGATTTGGAATTAATGCTTGCCAGCCGTGCCGACCTTACTTACCGTGCTGATAAAGGCGAAGTGATGAGAATTTTAATGAAAAACGGCCAGCTTGATGCCTATAGAAACGGAGGATTTGGTGCATTGAACTCTTTTACCCGTCAGCAGATCGATGGCTTAAGAGCCAACAATACAGACTGGGGCAAGTTATTGTACAGAAATGCCATCAATAAACAGTATGGAGTAAGCCTTTCAGGAGGAAGCGACCGTTCAGATTATTATTTCTCATTAGGTTATTACGATGAAGAAGGAACAACCATAGGAACAGGGTTTAAGCGTTATAACCTTACTTTGAAAAACAACTATAAAATAAGTGATAAATTAAATGCAGGAATCTCTATTTTCGGGACTCACAGCGAGCGTGAATCGTTTGTGACTGATGCGGATGCGTCGATCAACCCAATCAATTACTCAAGAAATGCCAATCCTTATCTTTCGCCTTACAATGCAGACGGAAGCTACAGATACGATCAGGATATTGACGGGTTTGAAAACCGGTACATCCCTTTTAACTTCCTGGAAGAAAGGAGCAATACAAATTATACCTTGAAAAACAGGTCGTTAAAAGCCATATTCGATTTAGAATATAAAATAACGAAAGACCTGAGGATCACCTCCCAGCTGGGAATGCAGTACGACAACAATAAAACGGAAAAATTTGCAGCCGGAAATACCTATTTTACCCGCAAGATGAGAGAAGGAACCCGCTACTACAAAGATGGGGCATACCGTTATTTCCTTCCGGACGGAGGCGTAAAGCAGAACTGGGATAACGATTTTTTCCAATACAACTGGAAATTGCAGGGAAGCTACAGTACAAAAATCAATTCCGTACATGAAATTGATTTGATGGCAGGAACGGAAATCCGTAAAACCACCGACAATACCACCTTGACCAGAGCTTTCGGGTACGACAGTACCACAAGAAGAGCAACTGCCATTGTTTTCCCGACTTCGAGCTTCGCGGCGGAAAGAAAATACGAAACCTACCGCGAGATGCCGCCAATTGAGAATGCGTATGCGTCAATGTTTGCGACGGCTTCCTACACTTTCGACCAGAAATATACGTTCTTCGGAAGTGTGCGATATGACGGAACGAATTTATTCGGGGTCAATAAAAAATACAAATACCTGCCGATATGGGCGGTTTCAGGTTCATGGTTAGTGACCAAAGAAAACTTTATGAAAGATCTTACGGCCATTTCCAACCTTAGGCTGAGAGCTTCCTACGGACTTCAGGGAAATATAGACCGTAATACCTCACCATTCTTTATCGGTGAATATTTTGATGCTACTATTCTTCCTGGAACCAAAGAAAATATCATCAACGTCATCAGCCCTCCAAATGATAAGCTGCGCTGGGAAAAAACAACAAATACCAACCTAGGTCTTGACCTTGGATTGTTTAAAAACCGGATCAGCCTTACTGCCGATGTATACAGCAGAAAAGGAACGGATATGATCAGCATGAAAGAAACTCCGCTTGAAACCGGATTCGAATATACTATGATGAACTGGGGAAGCCTGACCAATAAAGGTTTTGAACTGGCTATTTCCACCAGGAACATAGATAAGGAAAATTTCAAATGGTCTACTACCATCAATTTTGCCCATAACAAAAGCCGGGTACTCAGCGAGCAGCCCCGTGACAATGCTTTGCTTCCTTCCAGAGAAGGACTTCCTGTAAACGCTGTATTTGCTTTAAAAACAGCAGGGCTGGACGAAAACGGAAACCCAATGTTCTGGAGAGGAAATGAAAAGGTAAGTGCTGAAGATTTCTTTAAATTATATGATGTGTATGCAGACTTCCTTCCGGGCCAGCTGGTAGATACCAGGCTTTCCAATGCAGAGCTGAGAAGCCTTTTCACCTACGTCGGAGACAGGGATCCTAAATTCACCGGAGGAATTATCAACACCTTTAAAGTACGTAATTTCGACCTTACGATTTCTGCTGCGTTCAATCTGAAGCAGACCATAATGCAGACCCCTTCTTACCGCGGAATGGATCTTGACAGAGGAAGAAACTATACCAAAGATATCTACCAGGCAGGAATTACACTTCCGGGAATCACCAGTCCGGATATGGAATCCAACCCGGGATGGATGGCTAATAAATGGTTTGCAGATAACCGCTCCAATGCCTACAGCTTACTGGATGTATGGGCAAAAGAGATCAGCTATGTAAGGATCAGCAGCATCCGTCTGGGCTATACGCTTCCGAAAGAATTTACCAATCCTATGGGAATCAGCAGTCTGAGACTGAGCATCGAAGGGCGTAACCTCTTTGTATTCAGTAATGGATATAAAGGCTATTTTGATCCGGAAACCTATGGTAATATCTACGCACAGCCTATTGCCAAATCTGTAACCGTAGGATTTAATGTTTCTTTTTAA